Proteins encoded together in one Passer domesticus isolate bPasDom1 chromosome 6, bPasDom1.hap1, whole genome shotgun sequence window:
- the CCDC198 gene encoding factor associated with metabolism and energy: MGLSSSTARPRVTRVAPVPTRGDVSPLPALPGQPPAWGKPKFQLELPPLRETWYGRASAGPLSWNPLPGQDGTSIIKQHPPRRPQRLEPAIPPQAITPVKPWSQPEVAASPKPKVLEKRGQGLNPLPGRRQHLHKLQMLDLTRKRREAELKRNLHREVKINKQNIKEFSPKDVLDTPQRGGSTRSPDPIPAEHNQRFPEDDPGNTWGGGLCRAEASPDRRGKVDLWLCREPRTRDPFWDSSSTSSEEWEREKRMHHKPTLVRTKTERFSLFDDFFDRDF, from the exons ATGGGCCTGAGCTCCTCCACGGCGCGGCCCAGGGTGACCAGGGTGGCCCCGGTGCCCACCCGGGGGGACGtgtcccctctgcctgccctgccaggccagcccccagcctggggaaagcccaaattccagctggagctgcctcctCTGCGGGAGACCTGGTACGGGAGAGCCTCTGCAG GGCCCCTCTCTTGGAACCCCTTGCCAGGACAGGATGGGACCAGCATCATCAAGCAGCACCCACCTCGAAGGCCTCAA AGGCTTGAACCTGCCATCCCTCCACAAGCAATCACGCCTGTGAAGCCCTGGAGTCAGCCAGAAGTGGCTGCAAGCCCAAAACCAAAG GTGCTGGAGAAGAGGGGGCAAGGCctgaatcccctccctggcaggaggcagcacttGCACAAGCTCCAGATGCTGGACTTGACCCGCAAGCGGCGAGAG GCAGAGCTGAAGAGGAATCTCCACAGGGAGGTGAAAATCAATAAGCAAAACATCAAGGAATTCAGCCCCAAGGATGTCCTTGACACTCCCCAGAGAGGTGGCAGCACCAGAAGCCCAGACCCCATCCCTGCTGAGCACAATCAGCGTTTTCCTGAAGACGACCCTG GAAACACGTGGGGTGGAGGACTCTGCAGGGCTGAAGCCTCTCCAGACAGGAGGGGGAAGGTTgacctgtggctctgcagggagccacGGACCAGGGATCCGTTCTGGgactcctccagcaccagctcagaggagtgggagagagaaaagaggatGCACCACAAACCCACGCTTGTGAGGACCAAGACAGAGAGATTTTCCCTCTTTGATGACTTCTTTGACAGGGATTTCTAG